Proteins encoded by one window of Nasonia vitripennis strain AsymCx chromosome 5, Nvit_psr_1.1, whole genome shotgun sequence:
- the LOC100679044 gene encoding uncharacterized protein LOC100679044 isoform X4 — MALMSEAHWSQAMRSLWLSCLLWESLLPSLEAHPLGPTLPLGTNESLRHWELHWLKYTIGLLGIMVTAFTLVGCLCCRRNRRPKGFQDSAGNINKEFKDGSSIENDVSVPQLQGLELQVPVSISLNDRVQFEPLPVERFVPEICVSPRPKPPPPSPSLLDEESESDRSTLRDSCHEWFQKTDLHVPREKLKYLREMGHGWFGKVVEGCAELQGTNLGKTNVKNGNVVVRILTEEATAKEKAWFLGEATPYFKLRHRNILSLFGSCLETDPYLLLFESCPLGDLKGFLRSNRDAESRQALDKENMPTRIAIEVGAGLRHMHEHGLAHTDLSARNCLVASDLSIKLGDYGTGVEKYPGDYYVLGDRALPIRWSAPESVECTETTIETREITPRANLWSYAVLLWEIAMWGERPYNDLEDEKVIEMLLSSKSGLKPVGSQLLLQNSDNCASNLLEAIKTCLVLEPEKRSPLEQVRHVLLKDQLEAETSDFEQRWETLRPNITQNQPRSASLQDLRGSLDSEQWPSLTQTSFRLGPEEPVKNAPGGLVRSRYPFRDSDSETEEESWRGRVERGAYTEKVKQKSKSVADLMVLVHIEPDSDADLSLGPQMPMAEKSLSMKKRLPARGSDSDLPSAIFDDQFDLALRKLRDPLVPGNSLRGSRITQNTNSAERPKLLTLTMDQGQTPILRLAFESKVESLKEESLVKSEIKTLNKEPNIQSSENEGMKLLSRNDLNQSPIRYNEQVAASTITSISKDVTGSQTVLAVSEGSNIAPSCFSNNFQVTDLDNDEEEKDENETLKNNNHAVKVKLIDVNSWNNALDTALEQKSADFNNFTTPSPIHKIESTNEEAITPSPQSRAEYSAEDAEDEYSNAEDLPGLSKRHLPIDDEEDRKRMSTPDDERSSDSGFRDKESCEEEESPLIGPLPNLVASQSNTPKSTTTHDSAEEEQLRILFELDTILDAECYGTLNDSLDPSVDKALLLQVSEGSPSNTIQRDTDLEAETSETVQSSSEATGETEREIVQIDKSSSDEANLSCSAVLDSQPMDSECGPVDSTHRAALLSEDLNSSASHHAAESSSWPCLASLDNNEDEDSSTMSLRSDNSYVSFGMDEEFVAAIRNELREKLPHAQMSVVEAQEPHDEDEPSLVSDLDSKNWDDEVEEELAERSGAVDISIRYNTYGTPLSPILEERESAGNSESFNNTRDDSRDASITSKGGSNSLSEDDVLLIDTQTNRATLVEGGSTHSQESQELSNHDSSEDDNRNITNMYHHHNRPLYPLDKRFGGILTGGTGAPLPSPEDEACKWQQQMSAFPMLPPQLQDNLMSTSFASEQDWDSDEEDDGEGPSESIDNEIGDEDDNDDDDDDDDDEGEDAVMDEDDDDDDDDEENSSSSGEFVWQQYGAGTAHLESHETENSKKISELDEADEAEEDTGEEFETEDEVEEEFTPSAWDATLAPHRSALRSPEKALKTGDEVDQKKSVWFKKQRYHCVYEYPKETPPIESQSPVTSAWEPTSYTEGDEEFFVSSSNRPFQFQSGDGKCVSQFFPGASGSGAASTSQESPSQEFQSQQTEEAVSGQQQSFSDRQQLGELRHTRDRLKLNLVNPSSSSNGNNRVVQMCNPVKQGIKVSDDDDDDDDNEEEDNIDKTRLSDERLHQDESKSDEISEKELNPQSDSYVKDAKVETVPIQESPVVQQSLTPVKSSPSADEQSSSDNLESKSNRDDLDVD, encoded by the exons ATGGCTTTGATGTCTGAAGCACACTGGAGCCAAGCTATGCGGAGTCTCTGGCTGAGCTGTTTGCTCTGGGAGAGCCTCCTACCCAGTCTGGAGGCTCATCCTCTTGGGCCTACACTTCCACTGG GTACCAATGAATCGCTGAGGCACTGGGAACTTCACTGGCTCAAATACACCATAGGTTTATTAGGAATCATGGTTACAGCATTCACATTAGTAGGCTGTTTGTGCTGTCGTAGGAATCGTCGGCCAAAGGGTTTTCAG GACTCTGCCGGAAATATAAATAAG GAATTCAAGGATGGCAGCTCTATTGAGAATGACGTCTCGGTGCCGCAGCTGCAAGGATTGGAGCTGCAGGTACCAGTCAGCATCAGTCTCAACGACCGCGTGCAGTTCGAGCCCCTGCCCGTCGAGCGCTTTGTTCCGGAAATCTGCGTATCCCCGAGGCCAAAGCCACCGCCACCCTCGCCATCACTGTTGGACGAGGAATCCGAGTCAGACAGATCGACCCTGCGAGACTCCTGTCATGAATGGTTCCAGAAGACAGATCTACACGTACCTCGTGAAAAACTCAAGTACCTGCGAGAGATGGGTCATGGATGGTTTGGGAAAGTTGTCGAGGGTTGTGCCGAATTGCAGGGCACTAATCTG gGAAAGACTAATGTAAAAAATGGCAACGTCGTCGTAAGGATACTGACCGAGGAGGCTACCGCTAAAGAGAAAGCCTGGTTCCTCGGCGAGGCGACGCCCTATTTTAAGCTCCGCCATCGTAACATCCTGTCGCTGTTCGGCTCATGTCTGGAAACTGATCCGTACCTGCTGCTCTTCGAGTCCTGCCCTTTGGGCGACTTAAAGGGTTTTCTGCGCTCCAATCGAGACGCTGAGTCGCGACAGGCTCTCGACAAGGAGAACATGCCCACGCGTATTGCCATCGAGGTCGGCGCTGGCCTACGACATATGCACGAACACGGGCTCGCCCACACGGATTTGTCGGCGAGGAACTGTCTTGTCGCTTCAGATTTGTCCATCAAGTTGGGCGATTATGGGACAGGCGTTGAAAAATATCCTGGAGACTATTATGTTCTAG GTGACAGAGCACTGCCGATTAGATGGTCGGCTCCAGAATCTGTGGAGTGTACGGAAACGACGATAGAAACCCGCGAAATAACTCCGCGTGCCAATTTGTGGAGTTACGCGGTTTTGTTGTGGGAAATAGCGATGTGGGGCGAACGACCATACAACGATTTAGAAGATGAAAAAGTCATAGAGATGTTATTATCCTCGAAGTCTGGACTAAAACCAGTTGGTTCACAATTGCTTTTGCAAAACAGTGACAACTGCGCTTCCAATTTGTTAGAAGCAATAAAAACTTGCCTTGTTCTTGAACCTGAGAAGAGATCACCTTTGGAACAG GTAAGACACGTACTTTTAAAAGACCAGCTAGAAGCTGAGACGTCGGATTTTGAGCAACGATGGGAAACCTTGCGACCAAACATCACTCAAAATCAACCAAGAAGTGCAAGCCTCCAAGATTTACGAGGCAGTCTTGACTCGGAGCAATGGCCCAGTCTTACTCAAACATCGTTCCGGCTTGGGCCCGAGGAGCCCGTAAAGAATGCACCTGGAGGTTTGGTACGAAGCCGATACCCGTTCCGCGACTCGGATTCAGAAACAGAAGAGGAGAGCTGGCGGGGCAGAGTCGAACGCGGTGCATATACTGAAAAAGTTaaacaaaaatctaaatcagTGGCAGATTTAATGGTACTAGTACACATAGAACCTGACTCTGACGCAGACTTGTCGCTGGGGCCCCAG ATGCCTATGGCAGAAAAATCTTTGTCAATGAAGAAAAGACTACCAGCGAGGGGTAGCGATAGCGATCTACCAAGTGCTATCTTTGACGATCAATTTGATCTCGCGCTAAGGAAGCTCAGAGATCCTCTTGTACCTGGAAACAGCTTGAGAGGGTCAAGAATAACGCAGAATACTAACTCTGCGGAGCGGCCCAAATTGCTGACTTTAACAATGGACCAAGGCCAAACGCCGATACTGAGACTGGCCTTTGAGTCTAAAGTGGAGAGTCTTAAAGAAGAGAGTCTCgtaaaaagtgaaataaaaactttaaataaagaaccta ATATCCAGTCCTCTGAGAATGAAGGAATGAAACTTTTGTCAAGGAACGATTTGAACCAATCCCCGATACGATACAATGAACAAGTCGCCGCATCGACGATCACATCGATTTCAAAAGATGTGACGGGATCTCAGACTGTTTTGGCTGTGAGCGAGGGAAGCAATATAGCGCCTTCTtgtttttctaataattttcaaGTAACTGACCTTGACAACGATGAGGAGGAAAAAGACGAAAAtgaaactttaaaaaataataatcacgcTGTTAAAGTAAAATTGATTGACGTGAATTCGTGGAACAATGCTCTTGATACCGCCCTGGAGCAGAAGTCAGcggattttaataattttacaacgCCCTCGCCGATACATAAGATTGAATCAACAAACGAAGAAGCCATCACGCCATCACCACAGTCGCGCGCAGAGTATTCGGCCGAAGATGCCGAAGACGAGTATTCAAACGCCGAGGATTTACCTGGATTGTCGAAACGACACTTGCCGATAGACGATGAGGAGGACAGGAAGCGAATGTCAACTCCTGACGATGAACGTAGCTCTGACTCTGGCTTCCGTGATAAAGAGTCTTGCGAAGAAGAGGAGAGTCCGTTAATTGGTCCGCTGCCAAATCTCGTTGCCTCGCAATCCAACACACCAAAGTCTACGACGACTCACGATAGTGCTGAGGAGGAACAGCTGCGTATACTCTTCGAGCTGGATACTATTCTGGATGCAGAGTGTTACGGCACGCTGAACGACTCCTTAGATCCCAGTGTTGATAAAGCGCTACTACTTCAG GTATCCGAAGGCTCACCATCGAACACCATACAACGAGACACAGATCTCGAGGCTGAGACGTCTGAGACCGTACAGTCGTCGAGTGAGGCAACGGGCGAAACCGAGCGAGAAATAGTGCAGATTGACAAGTCTAGTAGCGACGAGGCGAATTTAAGCTGCAGCGCCGTTCTCGACTCTCAACCCATGGATTCCGAATGTGGTCCCGTAGATTCGACTCATCGGGCGGCTTTATTAAGCGAAGATTTAAACAGCAGCGCCTCACACCATGCTGCTGAGAGCAGTAGTTGGCCCTGTTTAGCTTCATTAGACAACAACGAGGACGAGGATAGCTCGACAATGTCGCTACGTAGCGACAACTCCTACGTGTCCTTCGGTATGGACGAGGAATTTGTCGCGGCGATTCGCAACGAACTACGGGAGAAACTTCCTCATGCGCAGATGTCAGTAGTCGAGGCTCAGGAACCCCACGATGAAGATGAGCCTTCACTCGTCAGCGATCTAGATAGCAAAAATTGGGATGACGAAGTTGAGGAAGAACTCGCAGAACGTAGTGGTGCAGTTGACATATCTATTAGGTATAACACGTATGGTACGCCTTTGAGTCCAATCCTGGAAGAACGCGAGAGTGCCGGCAACTCAGAGTCGTTCAACAATACGAGAGACGATTCACGAGATGCTTCAATAACGTCTAAGGGTGGTAGCAACTCCCTCTCCGAAGACGATGTTCTTCTCATAGACACGCAAACGAACCGGGCTACGCTTGTAGAGGGTGGCTCCACGCACTCGCAAGAATCGCAGGAGCTATCAAATCACGACTCGTCCGAAGATGACAACCGCAACATCACCAACATGTATCACCACCACAACAGACCCTTGTATCCACTAGACAAGAGGTTCGGCGGCATTTTGACGGGTGGCACTGGAGCTCCGCTTCCAAGTCCTGAGGACGAGGCCTGCAAGTGGCAACAGCAGATGTCTGCATTTCCGATGCTGCCACCTCAGCTCCAGGACAATCTCATGTCAACAAGCTTCGCAAGCGAACAAGATTGGGATAGCGATGAGGAGGACGACGGAGAGGGTCCCAGTGAGTCCATAGACAACGAAATTGGCGATGAAGATGataacgacgacgatgatgatgatgatgatgatgaaggCGAAGACGCTGTGATGGATGAggacgatgacgatgacgatgacgatgaaGAAAACAGTTCGAGCTCTGGAGAATTTGTTTGGCAG CAATACGGCGCGGGTACAGCGCATCTAGAGAGTCATGAGACTGAAAATTCAAAGAAAATCAGCGAGTTGGACGAAGCCGACGAGGCAGAAGAAGATACGGGTGAAGAATTCGAGACTGAAGACGAAGTCGAAGAAGAGTTTACACCGTCGGCCTGGGATGCAACTTTGGCACCCCATCGATCGGCCCTCAGATCACCTGAAAAGGCTCTGAAAACTGGG GATGAAGTG GATCAAAAGAAGAGCGTGTGGTTTAAAAAGCAACGTTACCATTGTGTTTACGAGTATCCAAAAGAGACGCCGCCTATCGAAAGTCAAAGTCCCGTGACATCCGCTTGGGAGCCGACTTCGTATACAG AAGGAGATGAGGAGTTCTTTGTGAGCAGTTCGAACCGTCCGTTCCAGTTTCAGTCGGGAGATGGAAAATGCGTTAGTCAATTCTTTCCCGGCGCTAGCGGCAGTGGCGCTGCATCAACGTCCCAAGAAAGTCCGAGCCAGGAATTCCAGAGCCAGCAAACCGAAGAAGCAGTCTCTGGACAGCAGCAATCTTTCAGCGATCGCCAGCAGTTGGGCGAATTGAGGCACACACGCGATCGACTAAAATTGAACCTAGTAAATCCGTCGTCTTCGTCGAATGGCAACAACAGGGTCGTGCAAATGTGCAATCCGGTGAAGCAGGGTATTAAAGtgagcgacgacgacgatgacgacgacgacaacgaggaGGAAGATAATATCGACAAAACGAGGTTAAGCGATGAGAGGCTGCACCAGGACGAATCTAAATCGGATGAGATATCTGAAAAAGAATTGAACCCTCAATCTGATTCTTACGTCAAAGATGCCAAGGTAGAGACAGTTCCTATTCAGGAATCGCCCGTTGTTCAGCAGTCTTTAACTCCCGTGAAATCGTCGCCGTCCGCTGACGAGCAAAGCAGTAGCGATAATCTTGAGTCGAAGAGCAATCGCGATGATCTCGATGTCGATTAA
- the LOC100679044 gene encoding putative leucine-rich repeat-containing protein DDB_G0290503 isoform X1 encodes MALMSEAHWSQAMRSLWLSCLLWESLLPSLEAHPLGPTLPLGTNESLRHWELHWLKYTIGLLGIMVTAFTLVGCLCCRRNRRPKGFQDSAGNINKEFKDGSSIENDVSVPQLQGLELQVPVSISLNDRVQFEPLPVERFVPEICVSPRPKPPPPSPSLLDEESESDRSTLRDSCHEWFQKTDLHVPREKLKYLREMGHGWFGKVVEGCAELQGTNLGKTNVKNGNVVVRILTEEATAKEKAWFLGEATPYFKLRHRNILSLFGSCLETDPYLLLFESCPLGDLKGFLRSNRDAESRQALDKENMPTRIAIEVGAGLRHMHEHGLAHTDLSARNCLVASDLSIKLGDYGTGVEKYPGDYYVLGDRALPIRWSAPESVECTETTIETREITPRANLWSYAVLLWEIAMWGERPYNDLEDEKVIEMLLSSKSGLKPVGSQLLLQNSDNCASNLLEAIKTCLVLEPEKRSPLEQVRHVLLKDQLEAETSDFEQRWETLRPNITQNQPRSASLQDLRGSLDSEQWPSLTQTSFRLGPEEPVKNAPGGLVRSRYPFRDSDSETEEESWRGRVERGAYTEKVKQKSKSVADLMVLVHIEPDSDADLSLGPQMPMAEKSLSMKKRLPARGSDSDLPSAIFDDQFDLALRKLRDPLVPGNSLRGSRITQNTNSAERPKLLTLTMDQGQTPILRLAFESKVESLKEESLVKSEIKTLNKEPNIQSSENEGMKLLSRNDLNQSPIRYNEQVAASTITSISKDVTGSQTVLAVSEGSNIAPSCFSNNFQVTDLDNDEEEKDENETLKNNNHAVKVKLIDVNSWNNALDTALEQKSADFNNFTTPSPIHKIESTNEEAITPSPQSRAEYSAEDAEDEYSNAEDLPGLSKRHLPIDDEEDRKRMSTPDDERSSDSGFRDKESCEEEESPLIGPLPNLVASQSNTPKSTTTHDSAEEEQLRILFELDTILDAECYGTLNDSLDPSVDKALLLQVSEGSPSNTIQRDTDLEAETSETVQSSSEATGETEREIVQIDKSSSDEANLSCSAVLDSQPMDSECGPVDSTHRAALLSEDLNSSASHHAAESSSWPCLASLDNNEDEDSSTMSLRSDNSYVSFGMDEEFVAAIRNELREKLPHAQMSVVEAQEPHDEDEPSLVSDLDSKNWDDEVEEELAERSGAVDISIRYNTYGTPLSPILEERESAGNSESFNNTRDDSRDASITSKGGSNSLSEDDVLLIDTQTNRATLVEGGSTHSQESQELSNHDSSEDDNRNITNMYHHHNRPLYPLDKRFGGILTGGTGAPLPSPEDEACKWQQQMSAFPMLPPQLQDNLMSTSFASEQDWDSDEEDDGEGPSESIDNEIGDEDDNDDDDDDDDDEGEDAVMDEDDDDDDDDEENSSSSGEFVWQQYGAGTAHLESHETENSKKISELDEADEAEEDTGEEFETEDEVEEEFTPSAWDATLAPHRSALRSPEKALKTGDEVDQKKSVWFKKQRYHCVYEYPKETPPIESQSPVTSAWEPTSYTDWEEMIDNIDRLNFQPMDYFETNNAKGDEEFFVSSSNRPFQFQSGDGKCVSQFFPGASGSGAASTSQESPSQEFQSQQTEEAVSGQQQSFSDRQQLGELRHTRDRLKLNLVNPSSSSNGNNRVVQMCNPVKQGIKVSDDDDDDDDNEEEDNIDKTRLSDERLHQDESKSDEISEKELNPQSDSYVKDAKVETVPIQESPVVQQSLTPVKSSPSADEQSSSDNLESKSNRDDLDVD; translated from the exons ATGGCTTTGATGTCTGAAGCACACTGGAGCCAAGCTATGCGGAGTCTCTGGCTGAGCTGTTTGCTCTGGGAGAGCCTCCTACCCAGTCTGGAGGCTCATCCTCTTGGGCCTACACTTCCACTGG GTACCAATGAATCGCTGAGGCACTGGGAACTTCACTGGCTCAAATACACCATAGGTTTATTAGGAATCATGGTTACAGCATTCACATTAGTAGGCTGTTTGTGCTGTCGTAGGAATCGTCGGCCAAAGGGTTTTCAG GACTCTGCCGGAAATATAAATAAG GAATTCAAGGATGGCAGCTCTATTGAGAATGACGTCTCGGTGCCGCAGCTGCAAGGATTGGAGCTGCAGGTACCAGTCAGCATCAGTCTCAACGACCGCGTGCAGTTCGAGCCCCTGCCCGTCGAGCGCTTTGTTCCGGAAATCTGCGTATCCCCGAGGCCAAAGCCACCGCCACCCTCGCCATCACTGTTGGACGAGGAATCCGAGTCAGACAGATCGACCCTGCGAGACTCCTGTCATGAATGGTTCCAGAAGACAGATCTACACGTACCTCGTGAAAAACTCAAGTACCTGCGAGAGATGGGTCATGGATGGTTTGGGAAAGTTGTCGAGGGTTGTGCCGAATTGCAGGGCACTAATCTG gGAAAGACTAATGTAAAAAATGGCAACGTCGTCGTAAGGATACTGACCGAGGAGGCTACCGCTAAAGAGAAAGCCTGGTTCCTCGGCGAGGCGACGCCCTATTTTAAGCTCCGCCATCGTAACATCCTGTCGCTGTTCGGCTCATGTCTGGAAACTGATCCGTACCTGCTGCTCTTCGAGTCCTGCCCTTTGGGCGACTTAAAGGGTTTTCTGCGCTCCAATCGAGACGCTGAGTCGCGACAGGCTCTCGACAAGGAGAACATGCCCACGCGTATTGCCATCGAGGTCGGCGCTGGCCTACGACATATGCACGAACACGGGCTCGCCCACACGGATTTGTCGGCGAGGAACTGTCTTGTCGCTTCAGATTTGTCCATCAAGTTGGGCGATTATGGGACAGGCGTTGAAAAATATCCTGGAGACTATTATGTTCTAG GTGACAGAGCACTGCCGATTAGATGGTCGGCTCCAGAATCTGTGGAGTGTACGGAAACGACGATAGAAACCCGCGAAATAACTCCGCGTGCCAATTTGTGGAGTTACGCGGTTTTGTTGTGGGAAATAGCGATGTGGGGCGAACGACCATACAACGATTTAGAAGATGAAAAAGTCATAGAGATGTTATTATCCTCGAAGTCTGGACTAAAACCAGTTGGTTCACAATTGCTTTTGCAAAACAGTGACAACTGCGCTTCCAATTTGTTAGAAGCAATAAAAACTTGCCTTGTTCTTGAACCTGAGAAGAGATCACCTTTGGAACAG GTAAGACACGTACTTTTAAAAGACCAGCTAGAAGCTGAGACGTCGGATTTTGAGCAACGATGGGAAACCTTGCGACCAAACATCACTCAAAATCAACCAAGAAGTGCAAGCCTCCAAGATTTACGAGGCAGTCTTGACTCGGAGCAATGGCCCAGTCTTACTCAAACATCGTTCCGGCTTGGGCCCGAGGAGCCCGTAAAGAATGCACCTGGAGGTTTGGTACGAAGCCGATACCCGTTCCGCGACTCGGATTCAGAAACAGAAGAGGAGAGCTGGCGGGGCAGAGTCGAACGCGGTGCATATACTGAAAAAGTTaaacaaaaatctaaatcagTGGCAGATTTAATGGTACTAGTACACATAGAACCTGACTCTGACGCAGACTTGTCGCTGGGGCCCCAG ATGCCTATGGCAGAAAAATCTTTGTCAATGAAGAAAAGACTACCAGCGAGGGGTAGCGATAGCGATCTACCAAGTGCTATCTTTGACGATCAATTTGATCTCGCGCTAAGGAAGCTCAGAGATCCTCTTGTACCTGGAAACAGCTTGAGAGGGTCAAGAATAACGCAGAATACTAACTCTGCGGAGCGGCCCAAATTGCTGACTTTAACAATGGACCAAGGCCAAACGCCGATACTGAGACTGGCCTTTGAGTCTAAAGTGGAGAGTCTTAAAGAAGAGAGTCTCgtaaaaagtgaaataaaaactttaaataaagaaccta ATATCCAGTCCTCTGAGAATGAAGGAATGAAACTTTTGTCAAGGAACGATTTGAACCAATCCCCGATACGATACAATGAACAAGTCGCCGCATCGACGATCACATCGATTTCAAAAGATGTGACGGGATCTCAGACTGTTTTGGCTGTGAGCGAGGGAAGCAATATAGCGCCTTCTtgtttttctaataattttcaaGTAACTGACCTTGACAACGATGAGGAGGAAAAAGACGAAAAtgaaactttaaaaaataataatcacgcTGTTAAAGTAAAATTGATTGACGTGAATTCGTGGAACAATGCTCTTGATACCGCCCTGGAGCAGAAGTCAGcggattttaataattttacaacgCCCTCGCCGATACATAAGATTGAATCAACAAACGAAGAAGCCATCACGCCATCACCACAGTCGCGCGCAGAGTATTCGGCCGAAGATGCCGAAGACGAGTATTCAAACGCCGAGGATTTACCTGGATTGTCGAAACGACACTTGCCGATAGACGATGAGGAGGACAGGAAGCGAATGTCAACTCCTGACGATGAACGTAGCTCTGACTCTGGCTTCCGTGATAAAGAGTCTTGCGAAGAAGAGGAGAGTCCGTTAATTGGTCCGCTGCCAAATCTCGTTGCCTCGCAATCCAACACACCAAAGTCTACGACGACTCACGATAGTGCTGAGGAGGAACAGCTGCGTATACTCTTCGAGCTGGATACTATTCTGGATGCAGAGTGTTACGGCACGCTGAACGACTCCTTAGATCCCAGTGTTGATAAAGCGCTACTACTTCAG GTATCCGAAGGCTCACCATCGAACACCATACAACGAGACACAGATCTCGAGGCTGAGACGTCTGAGACCGTACAGTCGTCGAGTGAGGCAACGGGCGAAACCGAGCGAGAAATAGTGCAGATTGACAAGTCTAGTAGCGACGAGGCGAATTTAAGCTGCAGCGCCGTTCTCGACTCTCAACCCATGGATTCCGAATGTGGTCCCGTAGATTCGACTCATCGGGCGGCTTTATTAAGCGAAGATTTAAACAGCAGCGCCTCACACCATGCTGCTGAGAGCAGTAGTTGGCCCTGTTTAGCTTCATTAGACAACAACGAGGACGAGGATAGCTCGACAATGTCGCTACGTAGCGACAACTCCTACGTGTCCTTCGGTATGGACGAGGAATTTGTCGCGGCGATTCGCAACGAACTACGGGAGAAACTTCCTCATGCGCAGATGTCAGTAGTCGAGGCTCAGGAACCCCACGATGAAGATGAGCCTTCACTCGTCAGCGATCTAGATAGCAAAAATTGGGATGACGAAGTTGAGGAAGAACTCGCAGAACGTAGTGGTGCAGTTGACATATCTATTAGGTATAACACGTATGGTACGCCTTTGAGTCCAATCCTGGAAGAACGCGAGAGTGCCGGCAACTCAGAGTCGTTCAACAATACGAGAGACGATTCACGAGATGCTTCAATAACGTCTAAGGGTGGTAGCAACTCCCTCTCCGAAGACGATGTTCTTCTCATAGACACGCAAACGAACCGGGCTACGCTTGTAGAGGGTGGCTCCACGCACTCGCAAGAATCGCAGGAGCTATCAAATCACGACTCGTCCGAAGATGACAACCGCAACATCACCAACATGTATCACCACCACAACAGACCCTTGTATCCACTAGACAAGAGGTTCGGCGGCATTTTGACGGGTGGCACTGGAGCTCCGCTTCCAAGTCCTGAGGACGAGGCCTGCAAGTGGCAACAGCAGATGTCTGCATTTCCGATGCTGCCACCTCAGCTCCAGGACAATCTCATGTCAACAAGCTTCGCAAGCGAACAAGATTGGGATAGCGATGAGGAGGACGACGGAGAGGGTCCCAGTGAGTCCATAGACAACGAAATTGGCGATGAAGATGataacgacgacgatgatgatgatgatgatgatgaaggCGAAGACGCTGTGATGGATGAggacgatgacgatgacgatgacgatgaaGAAAACAGTTCGAGCTCTGGAGAATTTGTTTGGCAG CAATACGGCGCGGGTACAGCGCATCTAGAGAGTCATGAGACTGAAAATTCAAAGAAAATCAGCGAGTTGGACGAAGCCGACGAGGCAGAAGAAGATACGGGTGAAGAATTCGAGACTGAAGACGAAGTCGAAGAAGAGTTTACACCGTCGGCCTGGGATGCAACTTTGGCACCCCATCGATCGGCCCTCAGATCACCTGAAAAGGCTCTGAAAACTGGG GATGAAGTG GATCAAAAGAAGAGCGTGTGGTTTAAAAAGCAACGTTACCATTGTGTTTACGAGTATCCAAAAGAGACGCCGCCTATCGAAAGTCAAAGTCCCGTGACATCCGCTTGGGAGCCGACTTCGTATACAG aCTGGGAAGAAATGATCGATAACATCGATAGATTGAATTTCCAACCAATGGATTATTTTGAGACTAATAATGCCA AAGGAGATGAGGAGTTCTTTGTGAGCAGTTCGAACCGTCCGTTCCAGTTTCAGTCGGGAGATGGAAAATGCGTTAGTCAATTCTTTCCCGGCGCTAGCGGCAGTGGCGCTGCATCAACGTCCCAAGAAAGTCCGAGCCAGGAATTCCAGAGCCAGCAAACCGAAGAAGCAGTCTCTGGACAGCAGCAATCTTTCAGCGATCGCCAGCAGTTGGGCGAATTGAGGCACACACGCGATCGACTAAAATTGAACCTAGTAAATCCGTCGTCTTCGTCGAATGGCAACAACAGGGTCGTGCAAATGTGCAATCCGGTGAAGCAGGGTATTAAAGtgagcgacgacgacgatgacgacgacgacaacgaggaGGAAGATAATATCGACAAAACGAGGTTAAGCGATGAGAGGCTGCACCAGGACGAATCTAAATCGGATGAGATATCTGAAAAAGAATTGAACCCTCAATCTGATTCTTACGTCAAAGATGCCAAGGTAGAGACAGTTCCTATTCAGGAATCGCCCGTTGTTCAGCAGTCTTTAACTCCCGTGAAATCGTCGCCGTCCGCTGACGAGCAAAGCAGTAGCGATAATCTTGAGTCGAAGAGCAATCGCGATGATCTCGATGTCGATTAA